Proteins from a genomic interval of Massilia sp. KIM:
- a CDS encoding alpha/beta fold hydrolase codes for MNLIKSAALIAALAAPALASALPYTVTKGAKNVVLVHGAYVDASSTWRQIHDRLWIEGYNVTVVQQTNDTLDENVAATRAAIEAQDGPVVLVGHDIGGVVVSIAGTAEKVKSLVYVAALQPATGESAAQLLASKPALHNDLRVTADGRQSIVPAKFPEVYAGDIPPNRTNFLKVAQNGVSPASLNTPAWDSAWRSKPSYAIVATQDKVINPELQRWMYQRAGSKIVEIQSSHALNLAKPEEVAAVIVKAAQEVK; via the coding sequence ATGAACCTCATCAAGAGCGCCGCCCTGATCGCGGCCCTGGCCGCCCCGGCCCTCGCCTCGGCACTGCCGTACACCGTCACCAAGGGCGCGAAGAACGTCGTGCTGGTGCACGGCGCCTACGTGGACGCCTCGTCGACCTGGCGCCAGATCCACGACCGCCTGTGGATCGAAGGCTACAACGTGACCGTGGTCCAGCAGACCAACGACACCCTGGACGAGAACGTCGCCGCCACCCGCGCCGCGATCGAAGCCCAGGACGGCCCGGTGGTGCTGGTCGGCCACGACATCGGCGGCGTAGTGGTCTCGATCGCCGGCACCGCTGAGAAGGTCAAGTCGCTGGTCTACGTGGCGGCCCTGCAGCCGGCGACCGGCGAAAGCGCGGCCCAGCTGCTGGCCTCCAAGCCCGCGCTGCACAACGACCTGCGCGTCACCGCCGACGGCCGCCAGTCGATCGTCCCGGCCAAGTTCCCCGAGGTGTATGCCGGCGACATCCCGCCGAACCGCACCAACTTCCTGAAGGTCGCGCAGAACGGCGTGTCGCCGGCCAGCCTGAACACCCCGGCCTGGGATTCGGCATGGCGCAGCAAGCCGAGCTACGCCATCGTCGCCACCCAGGACAAGGTGATCAATCCGGAACTGCAGCGCTGGATGTACCAGCGCGCCGGCTCCAAGATCGTCGAGATCCAGTCCAGCCACGCGCTGAACCTGGCCAAGCCCGAGGAAGTCGCGGCCGTGATCGTGAAGGCCGCGCAGGAAGTGAAGTAA
- a CDS encoding CzcE family metal-binding protein, with protein MSFVRLALALVAGLPAAVAHAADHAAPARLLHVTPHTRHLSVTEGETVSIRVGGATYTRLIAAPRGVRAFSLSELVPAAIALGEIRVLVAPARRQAGA; from the coding sequence ATGTCCTTCGTTCGCCTCGCCCTTGCGCTCGTCGCCGGCCTGCCGGCCGCCGTCGCCCATGCCGCCGACCACGCCGCGCCGGCGCGGCTGCTGCACGTCACGCCGCACACCCGCCATCTCAGCGTCACCGAGGGCGAGACCGTCAGCATCCGTGTCGGCGGCGCCACCTACACCCGCCTGATCGCCGCCCCGCGAGGGGTGCGCGCCTTCAGCCTCTCTGAGCTGGTGCCGGCCGCCATCGCGCTGGGCGAGATCCGGGTGCTGGTCGCGCCCGCGCGCCGCCAGGCCGGCGCATGA
- a CDS encoding MarR family winged helix-turn-helix transcriptional regulator, translating into MKANKRAPQDAPGTKKLADYLCFSIYSANLALNKAYKPILDKLGLTYTQYLVVIALSEEDDQTVSSLGEKLFLESNTLTPILKKLETMGYVRRRRDPEDERQVRIGLTEAGRRLRQEASPKSVLADTKLTPEELPVVQQAIARVRDNVLAAVRERAKDD; encoded by the coding sequence ATGAAGGCGAACAAGCGCGCCCCGCAGGACGCTCCCGGAACCAAGAAACTGGCCGACTACCTGTGTTTTTCGATCTACTCGGCCAACCTGGCGCTCAACAAGGCCTACAAGCCCATCCTCGACAAGCTCGGCCTGACCTACACCCAGTACCTGGTGGTCATCGCGCTGTCGGAGGAAGACGACCAGACCGTCAGCAGCCTGGGCGAGAAGCTGTTCCTCGAGTCCAATACGCTGACGCCCATCCTCAAGAAGCTCGAAACCATGGGTTATGTGCGGCGCCGCCGCGATCCCGAGGACGAGCGCCAGGTGCGTATCGGCCTGACCGAGGCCGGCCGCCGACTACGCCAGGAGGCCAGTCCCAAGAGCGTGCTCGCCGACACCAAGCTGACCCCGGAAGAACTGCCGGTGGTGCAGCAGGCCATCGCCCGGGTCCGCGACAACGTGCTCGCGGCCGTGCGCGAGCGCGCCAAGGACGACTAA
- a CDS encoding MFS transporter has protein sequence MDRRLYILAAGMFAIGTDSFVVAGILPQVADSLGVSIALAGQMVTLFALSYALLSPTFAALLAHWPRKRLLLTGMAIFIAGNVMTALAPDIGWVLASRVIAGIGAAMFSPTATATAASLVAPERRAAALAIVVAGLSGATALGAPLGTLIGGLGDWRATMWFVSALGVLASLAVSITLPEIAPPPAATLRQRLAPLNDGRIALTLLTTLAAYAGAFSVYTYIGVVFDRATAGNPQLLAALLLAWGVAAFLGNLIAGKLTDRYGSRRIIHAALLVGAVNFALMPWTSASAWTALPAAVLWALCGWGLLVPQQHRLISLAPASAPLLMGLNSAALYVGVSAAGVLGAAGVALIGAHYIGLLAGALFLLAFGIARLADQRIAAAAAAAAPVAQRA, from the coding sequence ATGGACCGCCGTTTGTACATCCTGGCCGCTGGCATGTTCGCCATCGGGACCGATAGTTTCGTCGTGGCGGGGATCCTGCCGCAGGTCGCCGATTCGCTCGGCGTGTCGATCGCGCTGGCCGGCCAGATGGTCACCCTGTTCGCGCTCAGCTACGCCCTGCTCTCCCCCACCTTCGCCGCCCTGCTTGCGCACTGGCCGCGCAAGCGCCTGCTGCTGACCGGCATGGCGATTTTCATCGCCGGCAACGTCATGACGGCCCTGGCCCCCGACATCGGCTGGGTACTGGCCAGCCGCGTGATCGCGGGCATCGGCGCCGCCATGTTCAGCCCGACCGCGACCGCCACCGCCGCTTCCCTGGTTGCCCCGGAACGGCGCGCCGCGGCGCTGGCGATCGTGGTCGCCGGCCTGTCCGGCGCCACCGCGCTCGGCGCGCCGCTCGGCACCCTGATCGGCGGACTGGGCGACTGGCGCGCCACCATGTGGTTCGTCAGCGCGCTGGGCGTGCTGGCCAGCCTGGCGGTCTCGATCACCCTGCCGGAAATCGCGCCGCCGCCCGCCGCCACCCTGCGCCAGCGCCTGGCGCCGTTGAATGACGGCCGCATCGCGCTGACCCTGCTCACCACCCTGGCGGCCTACGCCGGCGCCTTCTCGGTGTACACCTACATCGGCGTGGTATTCGACCGCGCCACCGCCGGCAATCCCCAGCTGCTGGCCGCCCTGCTGCTGGCCTGGGGCGTCGCTGCCTTCCTCGGCAACCTGATCGCGGGCAAGCTGACCGACCGCTACGGCAGCCGCCGCATCATCCATGCGGCCCTGCTGGTCGGCGCCGTAAACTTCGCGCTCATGCCCTGGACCTCGGCCAGCGCCTGGACCGCGCTGCCCGCGGCCGTGCTGTGGGCACTGTGCGGCTGGGGCCTGCTGGTGCCCCAGCAGCACCGCCTGATCTCGCTGGCGCCGGCGTCCGCACCGCTGCTGATGGGCCTGAACTCGGCCGCGCTGTATGTCGGCGTGTCGGCGGCGGGCGTGCTCGGGGCGGCCGGCGTGGCGCTGATCGGCGCGCACTACATCGGCCTGCTGGCCGGCGCGCTGTTCCTGCTCGCCTTCGGCATCGCCCGCCTTGCCGACCAGCGCATCGCGGCGGCGGCGGCGGCCGCGGCCCCGGTCGCCCAGCGGGCTTGA
- a CDS encoding Ohr family peroxiredoxin has product MSRIEQVLYTGKARITGGRDGAARSDDGRLDVPLAHFASAGPGTNPEQLLAAGWGACYLGVMGTLARRAHLALPREAAVDVEIDLGLTASAGYRLQARFRVALPGLDADVAHMLADEAHTMCAYSKALHGNIDIHTSLA; this is encoded by the coding sequence ATGAGCCGGATCGAACAAGTGCTCTACACGGGCAAGGCCCGCATCACCGGAGGCCGCGACGGTGCGGCGCGCAGCGACGACGGCCGCCTCGACGTCCCGCTGGCGCATTTCGCCTCCGCCGGACCCGGCACCAACCCCGAGCAACTGCTGGCGGCCGGCTGGGGCGCCTGCTATCTCGGCGTGATGGGAACCCTTGCGCGCAGGGCGCACCTGGCCCTGCCGCGCGAGGCCGCGGTCGACGTCGAGATCGACCTCGGCCTCACCGCCAGCGCCGGTTACCGCCTGCAGGCGCGTTTCCGGGTCGCGCTGCCGGGCCTCGACGCCGACGTCGCCCACATGCTGGCCGACGAGGCGCACACGATGTGCGCGTACTCGAAGGCGCTGCACGGAAACATCGATATCCACACCAGCCTGGCCTGA
- a CDS encoding efflux RND transporter periplasmic adaptor subunit has protein sequence MISPPYTAALRASALAAAVAAVLSACSANGAQTPAAPAAPQVSVAAVLERPVAETQEFSGRLEAIERVQIRARVAGYIAAVHFKPGALVRKGQLLVQIDPRPFRAEADRSGALAAAARARADLAKLELERAGKLLADKAIAQREFDERSASWKELDASARAAAAQAEAARLNLSFTEVRSPIDGRVGKDELTVGNLVDASNVLTSVVSLERIYASFEGDEATYLRVARRAGKDPVTVQVGLAGEDGFPHEGKLEFVDNQLDTRSGSVRLRALLANRDGSLAPGLFARVRVGGGQARATLLVSDRAVGTDQSHKFVYVVKKDGAPERRPVVLGPAVDGLRVVREGLRAGDMVVVSGLQRIRPGVNVAPTVVPMTATGEKG, from the coding sequence ATGATTTCTCCTCCCTATACCGCGGCGCTGCGCGCGTCCGCCCTCGCGGCCGCCGTGGCCGCCGTGCTGTCGGCCTGCTCGGCCAACGGCGCCCAGACTCCGGCGGCGCCGGCAGCGCCCCAGGTCTCGGTCGCCGCCGTGCTCGAACGCCCGGTCGCCGAGACCCAGGAATTCTCCGGACGCCTGGAAGCCATCGAGCGCGTGCAGATCCGCGCGCGCGTCGCCGGCTACATCGCCGCGGTCCACTTCAAGCCCGGCGCGCTGGTGCGCAAGGGCCAGTTGCTGGTCCAGATCGACCCGCGCCCCTTCCGGGCCGAGGCCGACCGCAGCGGCGCCCTGGCGGCGGCCGCGCGCGCCCGCGCCGACCTGGCCAAACTCGAGCTCGAGCGCGCCGGCAAGCTGTTGGCCGACAAGGCCATCGCCCAGCGCGAATTCGACGAGCGCAGCGCCTCCTGGAAGGAGCTGGACGCCAGCGCCCGCGCGGCCGCCGCCCAGGCCGAAGCGGCGCGCCTGAACCTCTCCTTCACCGAGGTGCGCTCGCCGATCGACGGCCGCGTGGGCAAGGACGAACTCACGGTGGGCAACCTGGTCGACGCCTCCAACGTGCTCACTTCGGTGGTTTCGCTGGAGCGCATCTACGCCAGCTTCGAAGGCGACGAGGCGACCTACCTGCGGGTGGCGCGCCGTGCCGGCAAGGATCCGGTGACGGTGCAGGTCGGCCTGGCGGGCGAGGACGGCTTCCCGCACGAGGGCAAGCTCGAATTCGTCGACAATCAGCTCGACACCCGCAGCGGCAGCGTGCGCCTGCGCGCCCTGCTGGCCAACCGCGACGGCAGCCTGGCCCCCGGCCTGTTCGCCCGCGTGCGCGTGGGCGGCGGCCAGGCCCGGGCCACGCTGCTGGTGAGCGACCGCGCGGTCGGCACCGACCAGAGCCACAAGTTCGTTTACGTGGTCAAGAAGGATGGCGCGCCCGAGCGCCGCCCGGTGGTGCTCGGCCCGGCGGTGGACGGCCTGCGCGTGGTGCGCGAAGGCCTCCGCGCCGGCGACATGGTGGTCGTCAGCGGCCTGCAGCGCATCCGCCCCGGCGTGAACGTCGCCCCCACCGTGGTGCCGATGACGGCCACCGGCGAGAAGGGGTGA
- a CDS encoding efflux RND transporter permease subunit, translating to MNFPRFFVDKPIFAAVLSVLVFVAGVVAIFALPVSEYPNVQPPSVVVRAQYPGANPKVIAETVATPLEQEINGVENLLYMTSQNTSDGALLLTATFKIGTNVEQAETAVQNRVQRALPRLPEEVRQIGVTTLKTSPTLTMVVHLISPDGRYDDLYLRNYAVLNVKDRLARLPGMGEVVLFGSGDYAMRVWLDPQKVAARQLNASDIVRAIREQNVQVAAGVVGQGPAKGADFQLSVNSQGRLKTEEDFGNIVVKSGADGAVTLLKDVARIELGSSSYALNALLDNRPAVGLPIKEAPNANALQLAADVRATMEDVAKDFPEGVEYRIEYDPTQFVRESINSVIHTLLEAVVLVAIVVILFLQNWRASIIPLLAVPVSVVGTFAVMLAFGFSINTLSLFGLVLAIGIVVDDAIVVVENVERNIEGGLSPHDATIQAMKEVSGPIIAIALVLCAVFVPIAFVSGLTGQFYRQFALTIAISTVISAFASLTLAPALSAALLKPHGAPKDRLTRAIDRVFGGFFAAFNRFFGRASRKYEGGVTTVLRRKSAALVVYALLALASVFMFKAVPAGFVPPQDKSYLIGFAQLPDAASLDRTTEVVRKMSEIARTVPGVKSAVAFPGLSINGFTNAPNAGIVFASLESFDKRTGKEQSAEAIAAELNKRMKSVQDAFILVLPPPPVSGLGTTGGFKMMIEDRANLGYDELYHAVKAMQEKASKTPELRGVFSGYQINVPQLFADIDRVKAKQLGIPLAEINQTLQINLGSVYVNDFNQFGRTYQVRVQADAPFRSQREQIEQLKVRNDKGEMIPLSSIMKIGDSYGPDRVQRYNNYVAAELNGNAAPGVSSGQAQAAMERIAAEVLPKGISYEWTELTYQDILAGNTMIYVFPLCVLLVFLVLAAQYESWTLPLSVILIVPMSILCALIGVKLSGGDNNIFTQIALFVLVGLASKNAILIVEFARELEDHGRSVIDAALEACRLRLRPILMTSIAFIAGVVPLVFSSGAGAEMRHAIGIAVFSGMLGVTFFGLFLTPLFYVLLRMLAKRFEKPGRGQLAHDLHGAMK from the coding sequence ATGAACTTCCCGCGCTTCTTTGTCGACAAGCCGATCTTCGCCGCCGTGCTCTCGGTGCTGGTGTTCGTGGCCGGCGTGGTGGCGATCTTCGCCCTGCCGGTGTCCGAATACCCGAACGTGCAGCCGCCTTCGGTGGTCGTGCGCGCCCAGTACCCCGGCGCCAATCCCAAGGTGATCGCCGAAACCGTGGCCACTCCCCTGGAGCAGGAGATCAACGGCGTCGAGAACCTGCTCTACATGACCTCGCAGAACACCTCGGACGGGGCGCTGCTGCTGACCGCCACCTTCAAGATCGGCACCAATGTCGAGCAGGCCGAGACCGCGGTGCAGAACCGGGTCCAGCGCGCCCTGCCGCGCCTGCCGGAGGAAGTGCGCCAGATCGGCGTCACCACCCTCAAGACCTCGCCAACCCTGACCATGGTGGTGCACCTGATCTCCCCGGACGGCCGCTACGACGACCTCTACCTTCGCAACTACGCGGTGCTGAACGTCAAGGACCGCCTGGCGCGTCTGCCGGGCATGGGTGAAGTCGTGCTGTTCGGCTCGGGCGACTACGCCATGCGGGTCTGGCTCGATCCGCAAAAGGTCGCGGCGCGCCAGCTCAACGCCAGCGACATCGTGCGCGCCATCCGCGAGCAGAACGTGCAGGTGGCGGCCGGCGTGGTCGGGCAGGGCCCGGCCAAGGGCGCCGACTTCCAGCTCAGCGTCAACAGCCAGGGGCGCCTCAAGACCGAGGAAGACTTCGGCAACATCGTCGTCAAGTCAGGCGCCGACGGCGCGGTCACCCTGCTCAAAGACGTGGCGCGCATCGAGCTGGGCTCCAGCTCCTACGCGCTGAACGCCCTGCTGGACAACCGCCCGGCGGTGGGCCTGCCGATCAAGGAGGCGCCCAACGCCAATGCCCTGCAACTGGCGGCCGACGTGCGCGCCACCATGGAAGACGTGGCCAAGGACTTCCCCGAGGGCGTGGAGTACCGCATCGAGTACGACCCCACCCAGTTCGTGCGCGAGTCGATCAATTCCGTGATCCACACCCTGCTCGAAGCGGTGGTGCTGGTGGCGATCGTGGTCATCCTGTTCCTGCAGAACTGGCGCGCCTCCATCATTCCGCTGCTGGCGGTGCCGGTCTCGGTGGTGGGCACCTTCGCCGTCATGCTGGCCTTCGGCTTCTCGATCAACACCCTGTCGCTGTTCGGACTGGTGCTGGCGATCGGCATCGTGGTCGACGACGCCATCGTCGTGGTCGAGAACGTCGAGCGCAACATCGAGGGCGGGCTGTCGCCGCATGACGCGACCATCCAGGCCATGAAGGAAGTCTCGGGACCGATCATCGCCATCGCCCTGGTGCTGTGCGCGGTGTTCGTGCCGATCGCCTTCGTCTCCGGTCTGACCGGCCAGTTCTACCGCCAGTTCGCGCTCACCATCGCGATCTCGACCGTGATCTCGGCCTTCGCCTCGCTGACCCTGGCCCCGGCCCTGTCGGCGGCCCTGCTCAAGCCGCATGGCGCGCCCAAGGACCGCCTGACGCGCGCCATCGACCGCGTGTTCGGCGGCTTCTTCGCTGCCTTCAACCGCTTCTTCGGCCGCGCCTCGCGCAAGTACGAGGGCGGCGTGACCACCGTCCTACGCCGCAAGAGCGCGGCGCTGGTGGTCTATGCGCTGCTGGCGCTGGCGAGCGTGTTCATGTTCAAGGCGGTGCCGGCCGGCTTCGTGCCGCCCCAGGACAAGAGCTACCTGATCGGCTTCGCCCAGCTGCCCGACGCCGCCTCGCTCGACCGCACCACCGAGGTGGTCCGCAAGATGTCCGAGATCGCGCGCACCGTGCCGGGCGTGAAGTCGGCGGTCGCCTTCCCAGGCCTGTCGATTAACGGCTTCACCAACGCGCCCAACGCCGGCATCGTGTTCGCCTCGCTCGAGTCCTTCGACAAGCGCACGGGCAAGGAGCAGAGCGCAGAGGCGATCGCGGCGGAGCTGAACAAGCGCATGAAGTCGGTGCAGGACGCCTTCATCCTGGTGCTGCCGCCGCCCCCGGTGAGCGGCCTGGGCACCACCGGCGGCTTCAAGATGATGATCGAGGACCGCGCCAACCTCGGCTACGATGAGCTCTACCACGCGGTCAAGGCGATGCAGGAGAAGGCGTCCAAGACGCCCGAGCTGCGCGGGGTGTTCAGCGGCTACCAGATCAACGTGCCGCAGCTGTTCGCCGACATCGACCGCGTGAAGGCCAAGCAGCTCGGCATTCCGCTGGCCGAGATCAACCAGACCTTGCAGATCAACCTGGGTTCGGTCTACGTGAACGACTTCAACCAGTTCGGCCGCACCTACCAGGTGCGCGTGCAGGCCGACGCTCCCTTCCGTTCGCAGCGCGAGCAGATCGAGCAGCTCAAGGTGCGCAACGACAAGGGCGAGATGATCCCGCTCTCGAGCATCATGAAGATCGGCGACAGCTACGGGCCGGACCGCGTGCAGCGCTACAACAACTACGTGGCTGCTGAGCTGAACGGCAACGCCGCCCCCGGCGTGTCCTCGGGCCAGGCCCAGGCCGCGATGGAGCGCATCGCCGCCGAAGTGCTGCCCAAGGGGATCAGCTACGAATGGACCGAGCTGACCTACCAGGACATCCTGGCCGGTAACACCATGATCTACGTGTTCCCGCTGTGCGTGCTGCTGGTGTTCCTGGTGCTGGCCGCCCAGTACGAAAGCTGGACCCTACCGCTGTCGGTGATTCTGATCGTGCCGATGTCCATCCTGTGCGCCCTGATCGGCGTGAAGCTCTCGGGTGGCGACAACAACATCTTCACCCAGATCGCCCTGTTCGTGCTGGTCGGCCTGGCCTCGAAGAACGCGATCCTGATCGTGGAATTCGCGCGCGAGCTCGAAGACCACGGCCGCAGCGTGATCGACGCGGCGCTGGAGGCCTGCCGTCTGCGTCTGCGTCCGATCCTGATGACCTCGATCGCCTTCATCGCCGGCGTGGTCCCGCTGGTGTTCTCGAGCGGCGCCGGCGCCGAAATGCGCCACGCCATCGGTATCGCGGTGTTCTCGGGCATGCTGGGGGTGACCTTCTTCGGCCTGTTCCTGACCCCGCTGTTCTACGTGCTGCTGCGCATGCTGGCCAAGCGCTTTGAAAAACCGGGGCGCGGCCAGCTGGCGCACGACCTGCATGGAGCCATGAAATGA
- a CDS encoding efflux transporter outer membrane subunit yields the protein MTPKLISHLSPVLAALLLAGCVTPAFKQPQIETPTAFRESQAPSATSEVAGPEGSRWKPAQPAEQQPRGQWWLAFNDQALTALIEEATANNANLSVAAARVKQARAIAGIANADRLPQVGVGVDAQRARPSPLEAKLPEGTPTPGQTSYNASLTASWEIDLFGRLSAGVSAARGDAAATEANYRSVLLSLQADVAQTYFRLRALDAELDTVGETVRLREESVKLTQRRFDLGDIGEFDLSRARTELSNARAEAIGLQRQRATTEHQLAVLLGKPAANYVAGPSPLLDGALMPTIPAGMPSSLLERRPDIVAAQRTMEASNARIGVARGAMFPALSLNAAGGGVAGSFAEVFKWSSRSWVAGALLSMPLIDGGRNRNNVIRSEAALEESVGIYRQSVLNAFAEVEDNLAGLRILAGQGEQIDAALVSARRSADLAQKLYDAGRSSYLELLDAQRNLALVERSAVQLRGNRAVTTVALIRALGGGWDAPGAGQAVAAR from the coding sequence ATGACACCGAAGCTGATCTCGCACCTCTCTCCCGTACTGGCCGCGCTGCTGCTCGCCGGCTGCGTGACGCCGGCCTTCAAGCAGCCGCAGATCGAGACCCCGACCGCCTTCCGCGAGTCGCAGGCCCCAAGCGCGACCTCGGAAGTCGCCGGTCCGGAGGGCTCGCGCTGGAAGCCGGCCCAGCCGGCCGAGCAGCAGCCGCGCGGCCAATGGTGGCTGGCCTTTAACGATCAGGCGCTGACCGCCCTGATCGAGGAAGCGACTGCCAACAACGCCAACCTGTCGGTGGCCGCCGCCCGCGTCAAGCAGGCCCGGGCGATCGCCGGCATCGCCAACGCCGACCGCCTGCCCCAGGTGGGCGTGGGCGTCGACGCCCAGCGTGCGCGCCCTTCGCCGCTGGAAGCGAAGCTGCCGGAAGGCACGCCGACCCCTGGCCAGACCAGCTACAACGCCAGCCTCACGGCGAGCTGGGAGATCGACCTGTTCGGCCGCCTGTCGGCCGGCGTCTCGGCCGCCCGCGGCGACGCGGCGGCCACCGAAGCGAATTACCGCTCGGTGCTGCTCTCGCTCCAGGCCGACGTCGCGCAGACCTACTTCCGCCTGCGCGCCCTCGATGCCGAGCTGGATACCGTAGGCGAGACCGTGCGCCTGCGCGAGGAAAGCGTGAAGCTTACCCAGCGCCGCTTCGACCTGGGCGACATCGGCGAGTTCGACCTGTCCCGTGCCCGCACGGAGCTGTCGAACGCGCGCGCCGAAGCCATCGGCCTGCAGCGCCAGCGCGCCACCACCGAGCACCAGCTCGCGGTGCTGCTGGGTAAGCCGGCGGCCAACTACGTGGCCGGCCCGAGCCCGCTGCTGGACGGCGCCCTGATGCCGACCATCCCGGCCGGCATGCCGTCCTCGCTGCTGGAGCGCCGTCCCGACATCGTCGCGGCCCAGCGCACGATGGAAGCCTCCAACGCCCGCATCGGCGTGGCGCGCGGCGCCATGTTCCCGGCCTTGAGCCTGAACGCTGCCGGCGGCGGCGTGGCCGGCAGCTTCGCCGAGGTATTCAAGTGGAGCAGCCGCTCGTGGGTGGCCGGCGCCTTGCTGTCGATGCCCTTGATCGACGGTGGCCGCAACCGCAACAACGTGATCCGCAGCGAAGCCGCGCTCGAGGAATCGGTGGGCATCTATCGCCAGAGCGTGCTGAACGCCTTCGCCGAAGTCGAGGACAACCTGGCCGGCCTGCGCATCCTGGCGGGGCAGGGCGAGCAGATCGACGCCGCCCTGGTGTCGGCGCGCCGCTCGGCCGACCTGGCGCAGAAGCTCTACGACGCCGGCCGTTCCAGCTACCTGGAGCTGCTGGACGCCCAGCGCAACCTGGCCCTGGTGGAGCGCAGCGCGGTGCAGTTGCGCGGCAACCGCGCCGTCACCACCGTGGCCCTGATCCGCGCCCTGGGCGGCGGCTGGGACGCGCCGGGAGCAGGGCAGGCGGTCGCCGCACGCTAA
- a CDS encoding LysR family transcriptional regulator produces the protein MNATFRQLRLFLSFTEHMSVTATARACHVTQPTVSMQLRELAEAVGMPLYEQIGKRMHLTAAGEALARTARAMVDEWSAFEQEMDAMKGLARGRLRLAVVSTAKYFVPRLLGSFCASHPDIEIALEVLNRDGVVGRLRENRDDLYIMSIPPDDLELERHAFLPNPLEVVAAASHPLAREKRIALERLAPLRFILRERGSGTRLACDRHFRELGFTPDVRLELGSTEAIKQAVAAGMGLSVVSRHALPAHPEDEQLAVLDVEGFPVQSSWWTLYPKGKRLSPIAAVFLEHLQSTAREWQRA, from the coding sequence ATGAATGCCACTTTTCGCCAACTGCGCCTGTTCCTCTCCTTCACCGAGCACATGAGCGTGACCGCGACCGCGCGCGCCTGCCACGTCACCCAGCCGACCGTGTCCATGCAGCTCAGGGAACTGGCGGAAGCGGTGGGGATGCCGCTGTACGAGCAGATCGGCAAGCGCATGCATCTCACCGCCGCCGGCGAAGCGCTGGCGCGCACAGCGCGCGCCATGGTGGACGAATGGAGCGCCTTCGAGCAGGAAATGGACGCCATGAAGGGCCTGGCGCGCGGACGCCTGCGCCTGGCGGTGGTGAGCACCGCGAAGTACTTCGTGCCGCGCCTGCTGGGCAGCTTCTGCGCCAGCCATCCCGACATCGAGATCGCGCTGGAGGTCCTGAACCGCGACGGCGTGGTGGGCCGGCTGCGTGAAAACCGCGACGACCTGTACATCATGTCCATCCCTCCGGACGACCTGGAGCTGGAGCGCCACGCCTTCCTGCCCAATCCACTGGAAGTGGTGGCCGCCGCCTCGCACCCGCTGGCGCGCGAAAAGCGCATCGCGCTCGAGCGGCTGGCGCCGCTGCGCTTCATCCTGCGCGAGCGTGGCTCGGGCACGCGCCTGGCCTGCGACCGCCACTTCCGCGAGCTCGGTTTCACCCCAGACGTGCGGCTCGAGCTGGGCAGCACCGAAGCGATCAAGCAGGCGGTGGCGGCGGGCATGGGCCTGTCGGTGGTGTCGCGCCACGCGCTGCCCGCCCATCCCGAGGACGAGCAGCTCGCGGTGCTGGATGTCGAAGGCTTCCCGGTGCAATCGAGCTGGTGGACGCTGTACCCCAAGGGCAAGCGCCTGTCGCCGATCGCCGCGGTGTTCCTCGAACACCTGCAAAGCACGGCGCGCGAATGGCAGCGCGCCTGA